The following proteins are co-located in the Chryseobacterium scophthalmum genome:
- a CDS encoding T9SS type A sorting domain-containing protein, with product MKRKLLSLGVILTLAQLNAQTYQTLAVSGFNADVIANGVGPSLNSTTMSLDKDTDNFAYMSRDFKVNSSASALTYGLPESGLITSAVSTTSGLTYQLASYSANNSLRLPNANDIGTLTLATPKAANILYVLAVSGSGPSTGEITINFQDATTQVFSAVNFQDWYDGTSAAIQGIGRINRASNALDAGGGTNPRIYQIPLAINVANQSKIITSVTFKKTSTAVTVINVFGISAQVAQLSVSDVKKAKDKSVYPNPFSNELNLADISDLVSIDVLDFSGKTVKRNIQPELKLDLSFLDKGNYILVLKNKNGTSTSQKVVKH from the coding sequence ATGAAAAGAAAACTACTTTCTCTTGGTGTAATTCTAACTTTGGCTCAGTTAAATGCACAGACTTATCAAACATTAGCGGTTTCAGGATTTAATGCAGATGTGATTGCAAACGGAGTTGGCCCGTCTTTGAATTCTACAACGATGAGCTTAGATAAAGACACCGATAATTTTGCTTATATGTCGAGAGATTTTAAAGTAAATTCTTCGGCTTCGGCTTTAACGTATGGCTTGCCGGAAAGTGGTTTGATTACTTCCGCAGTTTCTACAACCAGCGGATTAACTTATCAACTCGCTTCTTACTCTGCAAATAATTCTTTAAGACTTCCCAATGCAAATGATATTGGTACGCTCACTTTAGCAACGCCAAAAGCTGCGAATATTCTGTATGTTCTTGCTGTAAGTGGAAGTGGTCCTTCAACAGGAGAGATAACAATAAACTTCCAGGATGCTACAACCCAGGTTTTCTCGGCGGTTAATTTTCAGGATTGGTATGACGGGACAAGTGCTGCAATTCAGGGAATCGGGAGAATTAACAGAGCTTCCAATGCTTTAGATGCAGGTGGTGGAACGAACCCCAGAATTTATCAGATTCCTTTAGCAATTAATGTTGCCAATCAATCTAAAATAATAACATCTGTTACTTTCAAAAAAACTTCTACAGCGGTAACGGTCATTAATGTATTTGGGATTTCCGCACAGGTTGCACAGCTTTCTGTTTCTGATGTTAAAAAAGCTAAAGACAAATCAGTTTATCCAAATCCTTTTTCGAATGAATTAAATTTAGCAGATATTTCAGATTTAGTTTCCATCGACGTTTTAGATTTTTCAGGTAAGACTGTAAAAAGAAATATTCAGCCAGAATTAAAATTAGACCTTTCATTTTTAGATAAAGGAAACTACATTCTTGTTCTTAAAAATAAGAATGGAACTTCAACTTCTCAGAAAGTTGTTAAACATTAA
- the pruA gene encoding L-glutamate gamma-semialdehyde dehydrogenase, with the protein MSKAISQVPFAVNEPVTSYEPGSAEVKSLLATYKKMWAEKIEIPMVINGKEVKTGDTVKLQSPQDHAHDFGFYHKGTMQHVDDAINTALAAKKAWNDLGWEHRAAIFLKAADLLAGPYRDVINAATMIGQSKNVHQTEIDAACEFIDFLRFNVEFMTEMYSEQPVSDAGIWNRVEYRPLEGFCFAVTPFNFTAISGNLPTCMAMLGNVVVWKPSDKQIYSAKVIMDVLIEAGLPAGVINMIFTDGKETAEKVMAHRDFAGLHFTGSTKVFQGMWKMIGDNIHNYRTYPRIVGETGGKDFVIAHPSANVEAVATGLVRGSFEYQGQKCSAASRAYIPKSLWADVKKVMETQIASIKVGSPEDPSNFVNAVIDKNSFEKCKGYIDRANASNVANVVIGGKTDDSKGWFVYPTVIETTDSQYESMVEEIFGPILSVFVYEDADWSETLKVVDSSSPYSLTGSVFAQDRYAVNEAFKALENASGNFYINDKPTGAVVGQQPFGGGRASGTNDKAGSKMNLLRWTSVRSIKETFVSPKDYKYPYLG; encoded by the coding sequence ATGTCAAAAGCAATTTCGCAAGTACCATTTGCAGTAAATGAGCCGGTAACTTCTTACGAACCGGGATCAGCAGAAGTAAAATCTCTTCTTGCAACTTACAAAAAAATGTGGGCAGAAAAGATAGAAATCCCAATGGTGATCAATGGTAAAGAAGTAAAAACAGGTGATACCGTAAAACTTCAGTCTCCACAAGATCATGCACATGATTTCGGTTTTTATCACAAAGGAACTATGCAGCATGTAGATGATGCAATCAATACTGCTTTAGCGGCAAAAAAAGCGTGGAATGACCTAGGTTGGGAGCACCGTGCTGCAATTTTCTTAAAAGCAGCTGATCTTTTAGCTGGACCTTACAGAGACGTAATCAATGCAGCAACAATGATCGGACAGTCTAAGAATGTTCATCAGACTGAAATTGATGCAGCTTGTGAATTCATCGATTTCTTGAGATTCAACGTAGAATTTATGACAGAAATGTATTCTGAGCAGCCGGTTTCTGATGCAGGAATCTGGAACAGAGTAGAGTACAGACCATTAGAAGGATTCTGTTTTGCGGTAACTCCGTTCAACTTTACAGCAATTTCAGGGAACTTGCCAACTTGTATGGCAATGCTTGGAAACGTTGTGGTTTGGAAGCCTTCAGACAAACAAATCTATTCTGCAAAAGTAATTATGGATGTTTTAATCGAAGCGGGTCTTCCTGCAGGGGTTATTAACATGATCTTTACAGACGGAAAAGAAACTGCTGAGAAAGTAATGGCTCACAGAGATTTTGCAGGACTTCATTTTACAGGTTCTACAAAAGTTTTCCAGGGAATGTGGAAAATGATTGGTGACAATATTCACAACTACAGAACGTACCCAAGAATCGTTGGTGAAACTGGTGGAAAAGACTTTGTAATTGCGCATCCTTCTGCAAACGTAGAAGCTGTAGCAACAGGTTTGGTAAGAGGTTCTTTCGAATATCAAGGACAAAAATGTTCAGCAGCTTCAAGAGCTTATATTCCTAAATCTCTTTGGGCTGATGTGAAAAAAGTAATGGAAACTCAAATTGCTTCAATTAAAGTAGGTTCTCCGGAAGATCCTTCAAACTTTGTGAATGCAGTGATCGATAAAAATTCTTTCGAAAAGTGTAAAGGTTATATCGACAGAGCGAATGCTTCAAACGTAGCAAACGTAGTAATTGGAGGAAAAACTGATGATTCTAAAGGATGGTTTGTATATCCGACAGTTATCGAAACTACAGATTCTCAGTACGAAAGTATGGTTGAAGAAATCTTTGGCCCTATCTTATCTGTTTTCGTTTATGAAGATGCAGACTGGTCTGAAACTTTAAAAGTTGTTGATTCTTCTTCTCCTTATTCATTGACGGGTTCTGTATTTGCACAAGATAGATATGCTGTAAATGAAGCTTTCAAAGCATTAGAAAATGCTTCAGGAAACTTCTATATCAACGACAAACCAACCGGTGCAGTTGTTGGTCAGCAACCTTTCGGCGGAGGTAGAGCTTCAGGAACAAACGATAAAGCTGGTTCTAAAATGAACTTGTTAAGATGGACTTCTGTAAGATCTATCAAAGAAACTTTCGTTTCTCCTAAAGATTATAAATACCCATATCTTGGTTAA
- a CDS encoding AAA family ATPase, giving the protein MKLIELAKELKVSAEAIKQFIQDFDLDLIDCISTQFEVKEDFEKFARENVDFLKLYEKDLDENKTVEQIAETINQPKEKIEKAIEENPSNIFDNGLFRSSISSYGIDQKLGGNYKFVYNYFGNKTKLQQRDFIGYRDLFFYISDVLEPFLNPQQTKDWGIHKPAGIILYGPPGSGKIFWANKIAEIINYKFKEVKKHYLGTSFIDGNQTNFNDFLVSMMNEDRVLLFLDDFDEIMMERNAENNVASCNLETQEIILHHVSKFESEGVLMVGSANSVVDINEEILAPGRFDVLVPIFPPNAAERSEIILYSMTKNLDKDSLLFKILKNNKADKIPFWTETVAKMKVFSNTMLIDFTQSLKKRIKNRYQRTKDEKLKIDETLLNGALRDAAAKLTEEYLNQIAQFLNDVIINNLDDFQMRIHSLKAELETYQTVEEPRREIGFMHNDEDKKEK; this is encoded by the coding sequence ATGAAGTTAATTGAACTTGCAAAAGAATTAAAGGTTTCTGCAGAAGCCATCAAACAGTTTATTCAGGATTTTGATCTTGATTTGATAGACTGTATTTCTACTCAATTTGAAGTGAAAGAAGATTTTGAAAAATTTGCCCGTGAAAATGTAGATTTTTTAAAATTATATGAAAAGGATTTGGATGAAAATAAAACCGTTGAGCAAATTGCAGAAACCATCAATCAGCCTAAAGAAAAAATAGAAAAAGCCATTGAAGAAAATCCGTCAAATATTTTTGATAACGGATTGTTTCGCTCTTCGATTTCTAGTTATGGAATTGATCAGAAATTAGGCGGAAATTATAAGTTTGTCTACAATTATTTTGGAAATAAAACCAAGCTTCAGCAAAGAGATTTTATAGGTTACAGAGATCTTTTCTTTTATATTTCAGATGTTTTGGAGCCGTTTTTAAATCCTCAACAAACCAAAGACTGGGGAATTCATAAGCCTGCAGGAATTATTTTGTATGGACCTCCCGGAAGCGGAAAAATATTTTGGGCGAATAAAATTGCCGAAATCATTAATTATAAATTTAAAGAAGTTAAAAAACATTACCTCGGTACTTCATTTATTGACGGAAATCAAACCAATTTCAATGATTTTTTGGTATCGATGATGAACGAAGATAGAGTGTTGCTATTCCTTGATGATTTTGATGAAATTATGATGGAAAGAAATGCTGAAAATAATGTGGCTTCCTGCAATCTCGAAACTCAGGAAATCATTCTTCATCACGTTTCAAAATTTGAAAGTGAAGGGGTTTTGATGGTGGGTTCTGCCAATTCTGTTGTTGATATTAATGAAGAAATTCTTGCACCCGGAAGATTTGATGTTTTAGTTCCGATATTTCCACCAAATGCAGCGGAAAGGTCAGAAATCATTCTCTATTCAATGACCAAAAATCTGGATAAAGATTCTCTGCTTTTCAAAATTCTTAAAAATAATAAAGCAGATAAAATTCCTTTCTGGACAGAAACGGTTGCAAAAATGAAGGTTTTCAGCAATACAATGCTTATCGATTTTACTCAAAGTTTAAAGAAGAGAATTAAAAACCGTTATCAGAGAACAAAAGATGAAAAACTAAAAATTGATGAAACTCTTCTCAACGGTGCTTTACGTGATGCTGCAGCAAAATTAACGGAAGAATATCTCAATCAGATTGCCCAGTTTTTAAATGATGTGATTATCAATAATCTTGATGATTTCCAGATGAGAATTCACTCGCTAAAAGCTGAACTGGAAACCTATCAAACGGTGGAAGAACCAAGAAGAGAAATTGGTTTTATGCATAATGATGAAGATAAAAAAGAAAAGTAA
- a CDS encoding ABC transporter ATP-binding protein has product MEKILSVKNLTKKFKRVVVNNISFDVERGNVYGLLGPNGSGKSTTFGMLLSTINPTSGDWFWFGQKGTTPETLKKIGAIIEQPNFYPYLSAETNLKIVAEIKGTPFSRIDEVLNTVKLLERKKDAFKTFSLGMKQRLAIASALLNNPEVLILDEPTNGLDPEGIIQIREIIGTIAKQGITIIIASHLLDEIEKICSHVIVLKEGNAIYSGRVDEITSNQGFFELKADNNSALLHALEELQWFTSVSTEGELVKAQVRDDASISASTLNQKLAEKGIFLSHLAKKKQSLENQFLELVKNTN; this is encoded by the coding sequence ATGGAAAAAATTTTATCAGTAAAGAATCTGACGAAAAAATTCAAAAGAGTCGTAGTCAACAATATTTCTTTTGATGTAGAAAGAGGTAATGTTTACGGTCTTCTCGGTCCCAACGGAAGTGGAAAATCGACAACTTTCGGGATGCTTCTTTCAACCATTAATCCCACAAGTGGCGACTGGTTTTGGTTTGGGCAAAAAGGAACAACTCCTGAAACGCTAAAAAAAATCGGAGCTATTATTGAGCAACCTAACTTCTACCCTTACTTAAGTGCGGAAACCAACCTTAAAATTGTTGCCGAAATCAAAGGAACTCCTTTTTCTAGAATTGATGAAGTTTTAAACACGGTTAAACTTTTAGAAAGAAAAAAAGATGCGTTTAAAACCTTTTCATTGGGGATGAAGCAACGTTTGGCAATTGCTTCTGCTTTGCTCAACAATCCTGAAGTTTTGATTTTGGATGAACCTACAAATGGTTTAGATCCTGAAGGAATTATTCAGATCAGAGAAATTATCGGGACTATTGCAAAACAAGGTATTACCATCATTATTGCGAGTCACCTTTTAGATGAAATCGAAAAGATTTGCAGTCATGTAATTGTTTTAAAAGAAGGTAATGCCATTTATTCGGGAAGAGTGGATGAAATAACCAGCAACCAAGGCTTTTTTGAATTGAAAGCAGATAATAATTCTGCGCTTTTGCACGCTTTGGAAGAACTTCAATGGTTTACTTCAGTTTCTACAGAAGGTGAACTCGTAAAAGCACAGGTTCGTGATGATGCCTCAATTTCTGCATCAACATTAAACCAGAAACTTGCTGAAAAAGGTATTTTCTTGTCGCACCTAGCCAAGAAAAAACAATCGCTTGAAAACCAATTCCTTGAACTTGTAAAAAACACTAATTAA
- a CDS encoding ABC transporter permease produces MMKLLKLEYYKNLNYTPFKVFTIMYFAILVILLCIGLLNFELFGSPIDLKEQGMYNFPAIWNFTTWTVALLKIFLGLIIVFSICQEFSNRMFKQNTIDGLSREEFIGSKLLTIGIFTFISTLLVFVITLFLGFQYSKTTESSLVYKEIFFIGNYFLKLFAFFCFLMFLSILLRKSIFVFLAFFVLWIGEWILGMIETFSKINGLKGPQRNEVLQNDFFISKLFPLESMSNLIPNPILRLDMAKALGLKYEFTYPTESLIACLVWCALFILGSYLILKKRDW; encoded by the coding sequence ATGATGAAATTATTAAAATTAGAATATTATAAAAATCTGAATTATACACCATTCAAGGTTTTTACCATTATGTATTTTGCTATTTTAGTTATACTTCTTTGTATAGGTTTGCTTAATTTCGAGCTTTTCGGAAGTCCAATTGATTTAAAAGAACAAGGAATGTATAATTTCCCTGCAATCTGGAATTTTACAACATGGACGGTTGCTTTGCTGAAAATTTTTCTTGGGTTAATCATTGTCTTTTCAATTTGCCAAGAATTCAGCAATAGAATGTTCAAACAAAATACAATCGATGGTTTAAGCAGAGAAGAATTTATTGGTTCTAAATTGTTAACCATAGGTATTTTTACATTTATTTCTACTTTGCTTGTATTTGTAATTACTCTGTTTTTGGGTTTTCAATATTCAAAAACCACAGAGTCATCACTGGTTTATAAAGAAATCTTTTTCATTGGAAATTATTTTTTAAAACTCTTTGCATTCTTTTGCTTTTTAATGTTTTTATCAATTCTGTTAAGAAAATCGATTTTTGTTTTTCTTGCTTTCTTTGTATTGTGGATTGGAGAATGGATTTTAGGAATGATTGAAACTTTCTCAAAGATAAACGGATTAAAAGGACCACAGAGAAATGAGGTACTTCAAAACGACTTTTTCATTAGCAAGCTCTTCCCTTTAGAAAGCATGTCTAATTTAATCCCAAATCCAATATTAAGGCTTGACATGGCAAAAGCGCTCGGTTTAAAATATGAGTTTACTTACCCTACAGAAAGCCTTATTGCTTGTTTAGTTTGGTGTGCTTTATTTATTTTAGGATCTTATTTGATTTTAAAGAAAAGAGACTGGTAA